A stretch of the Clostridium fungisolvens genome encodes the following:
- the fliB gene encoding flagellin lysine-N-methylase has product MKIRVPEYFKEFKCIASECEDTCCAGWEIVIDDETYNKYKRVDGEFGKRLRDKIVYRDGENIFVLKGDDCAFLNENKMCDIYTELGADSLCYTCRQFPRYTEEFGGLREIGISLSCPEAARIILRDHKKVEFEVSEIEEEITSYNDINAMLFINLLQSRKIILDILQNRNIVLEDRVSLILKFTSEIQAVIDENNIMGIKAVNEKYLNNGIRSEIISTFDKYKGKGTIRYNNIYEFFKVFKDLKHITPNDPLGLHKVLSYFWQGNSDAELYLDKHKQFNQYYKEKMYKFENLLVYFVFRYFMKAVFDYDLSAKVKTAVVSYLMIKELFVFRWIESGKFIDEDSVDIMHMYSKDVEHLEENIEKLAEIFETNKVFNLDGFLTILMN; this is encoded by the coding sequence ATGAAGATTCGAGTACCAGAGTATTTTAAAGAATTCAAATGTATAGCCTCAGAGTGTGAAGATACATGCTGTGCTGGCTGGGAAATTGTAATTGATGATGAAACATATAATAAATATAAAAGGGTAGATGGAGAGTTTGGAAAAAGACTACGAGATAAGATAGTATATCGTGATGGAGAGAATATATTTGTATTAAAAGGTGATGACTGTGCATTTCTAAATGAAAACAAAATGTGTGATATATATACTGAGCTTGGGGCTGATAGTCTTTGCTATACTTGCAGGCAGTTTCCAAGATACACTGAAGAATTTGGTGGCTTACGTGAGATAGGGATATCGCTGTCCTGTCCAGAAGCAGCAAGAATAATATTAAGAGATCATAAAAAGGTAGAGTTCGAAGTAAGTGAAATTGAAGAAGAAATAACTTCATATAATGATATTAACGCCATGCTTTTTATAAATCTTTTGCAAAGTAGAAAAATAATTCTTGATATCCTTCAAAACCGTAATATTGTTCTAGAGGATAGAGTTTCTTTAATTCTTAAATTTACTAGCGAAATTCAAGCAGTAATAGATGAAAATAATATAATGGGTATAAAAGCTGTTAATGAAAAATACTTAAACAATGGGATTAGAAGTGAAATTATTAGTACTTTCGATAAGTATAAGGGTAAGGGGACTATCAGATATAATAACATATATGAGTTTTTTAAGGTATTTAAAGACCTAAAACATATAACTCCTAATGATCCATTAGGCTTACATAAGGTATTAAGTTATTTTTGGCAGGGCAATAGTGATGCAGAACTTTATTTAGATAAACATAAACAATTTAATCAGTATTATAAAGAAAAGATGTACAAGTTTGAAAATCTGTTAGTTTACTTTGTATTTAGATATTTTATGAAAGCTGTTTTTGATTATGATTTATCTGCAAAAGTGAAAACAGCGGTGGTTAGTTACTTAATGATTAAGGAATTATTTGTGTTTAGGTGGATAGAAAGCGGAAAATTTATTGATGAAGACTCAGTAGATATAATGCACATGTATTCTAAAGACGTTGAACATTTAGAGGAGAATATAGAAAAGTTAGCAGAGATATTTGAAACTAACAAAGTATTTAACTTAGATGGATTTTTAACTATATTGATGAATTAA
- a CDS encoding patatin-like phospholipase family protein, with translation MQNTNKKTRAVVLGGGGVTGIAWEIGIITALLQEGLNLADADVIIGTSAGSFVGTALASGYDMKKLYDSQFIQNKSEVNVSVSSEVIKLWTESFIYGKDDKKKIGKMFGDIAKKYPVKVSKEERQAVVESRLTTTIWPSKLKVTAVDAETGELHVFDKDSGTTLTNAVSASGAVPGLWPSVTFNDRVWIDGGMVSSTNAFLADSYDKVVILSPMPQKYGLVSSVKEDAEEMQKRAAVSLIIPDNDSILAIGKNPYDPTHAAASAKAGFEQGIKEASIIYKTWA, from the coding sequence ATGCAAAATACTAATAAAAAAACACGTGCAGTTGTATTAGGTGGTGGAGGTGTAACAGGCATAGCTTGGGAGATTGGAATAATTACAGCTTTGCTACAGGAAGGTCTTAATCTAGCAGATGCTGATGTAATTATCGGAACATCTGCAGGCTCATTTGTTGGCACTGCACTGGCAAGTGGCTATGATATGAAAAAACTTTATGATTCTCAATTCATCCAAAATAAATCAGAAGTCAATGTATCAGTAAGCTCTGAAGTTATTAAATTATGGACTGAATCCTTTATATATGGGAAAGATGATAAAAAGAAGATTGGAAAGATGTTTGGAGACATCGCAAAGAAATATCCTGTCAAAGTCTCAAAAGAAGAGCGCCAGGCAGTTGTAGAATCAAGACTTACTACAACTATTTGGCCATCAAAATTGAAAGTCACTGCTGTAGATGCTGAAACTGGAGAGCTTCATGTATTTGATAAAGATTCTGGTACTACACTTACAAATGCAGTTAGTGCAAGTGGTGCTGTTCCAGGATTATGGCCTTCGGTAACATTTAATGATAGAGTTTGGATTGATGGCGGTATGGTTTCAAGTACCAATGCATTTTTGGCAGATTCTTATGACAAAGTGGTAATTTTGTCTCCTATGCCACAAAAATATGGATTAGTTTCTAGTGTTAAAGAAGATGCCGAAGAAATGCAAAAAAGAGCAGCTGTTTCTCTTATTATTCCTGATAATGATAGTATTTTAGCAATAGGCAAAAATCCTTATGATCCAACTCATGCTGCCGCATCTGCAAAAGCTGGATTTGAACAAGGAATAAAAGAAGCTTCTATAATTTACAAAACATGGGCTTAA